The region TGTTCGAGCCAATGGTCTAGAGGCAAAAGTTGACCTCTAGCAGACACCTTTCTatgattgtattgtattgttgttTGAATTTCTAAAGGGTCTcttcaaatgttatttttgaagttgaataaatatTCTTCCTGCACAAAAATAGCCTGTGTTGAAGTTGAATGAAAATATCCTGTTTTTAAGTTGAACCAATAAATTTTAGACTGttgaattttgcaacaaatggCCAACCATAATCCACTTCTAAAAATTTAATCTTTCAACTAGAAAGGCTGCTGGATATCTACCCCTCTGACAACTGAGTCCCATTTATCCATTCAGATTCCAAaagaaatgaattaaatattattgttgtagATGATCAGGAAGTTTTTTTTCATCTGGTACATCAATAATATACActgtatatttttatttttttaaccatATATAAGGAACAAACAAGAGAAACTCAAGCAGACAGAGAAGAAATAATGGAAGAGGAAAGAGAGATTCGTCAAGAGACTAAAGAAAGACCCTTGCACAGTTACCACCAAAACTGATGGCTTCATTTTAATCAGCATTCAGTTGAAAGCATTATGCAAAATGCAACTTTGTTGTAGTCATGTGATGGTCTTGTATGAAACCATTTCCCCCTCAACAGaaaaaagtcaccattttgcaTTCGtgcaattttattttctttttcgttgTATCCTTTTGAATTAAATAACTAAAAGAAATTTTTagatttcatttttcttttgtccCACGATTAACCAATTGactcctggaagtgagactacagattttactctgtctgatgcTGGTTAACCGGGGGCATCCAAGGCTGcttgaggagtgaatgggttaaatagAATATCTGTTCTTATTACAGTAAATTGTCAATACTGGGGTTCGTTTTTCTCTGGTTCCCTTGCTCTTTCAGGAATCCACCTTCTCAGCACAACTTCCTACGAcaataaaaaaaagtaatattgGCATTtcaattgtacatgtacatacatcttattcaaTGGTTTAACATAATTATAATACACGTGGATATTTTGTGAGTTGCGTAGTAtaccagcaatgagcaaaatgtccgcgagtattattattaaaccGTCGAATAAGAgctttattattccactatacaaaaaggtgttattttgcttcaattttatttggtaagaatgtttctaaaaaaatgcatcatctgtccttcagggcgcttgcgaaTGATGTAAAtggcacagaaagccagccaaatgtcctttatttgattgtataaacgaaatgacgagagacaagcgatgacaagctaaattctcgggctttgtatcatattgaaaacaatttcgttcATCGAAAACTCCAGCTCCGtctgtatttgctctgttctacagtgtaataccgtctcatattttgcgcgttctcttgaccaaatatggtggaataataaatacatgtactgtgCCCCAGAGCAATATTATTATCACAGCCGATTTACATTGTTCTGTTATGATTTAACACCAAGAAATTGTCACATGTATCTTCTGTGTCTGGTATCTTCATTGTTCGTAGCCAAGGATTACCTACGGTACTAGGTTAAAAATACCACAACACTTACctgtattttaaaacttgtgATGCATTTTGGTGAGGACATCTCATTATCTGACATTCCTGTAATCAAAGAATACACTATAAAAAGGATTTTTACTTTCCATATCAAATACAAGACATTTTGTACATTTTAGAATCCCCAAAAAGTGAGATATCAATagttaatatttaaaaaacgatctctggctaaaatgattaaaaactacgagctttcaactgcccgaactgcagtcttcgacgggtaaaatgaatgataagaaatcgatgagaaaatctaaataaaaacatacattgcaaaatgatgagaatgtagaaaatttatgaatattttttaaaaagaatgttgtattgtccagAATGTTGTATTgacaacattctttttaaaaaatattcataaattttctacattctcatcattttgcaatgtacgtttttatttaaattttctcatcgatttcttatcattcattttacccgtcgaagaccgCAGTTCAAcaattttagccagagatcgttttttaaattttaactatgtttCATCCTGGCTGCGGCCAGCTTTTGGGTGGATGTAGAttttgttaacccattgatgagtaaaatcttttCAGACAAAGTTAGTAATTACGTCTGCACCTCACTCTCAGGACTGAAATGGTTAaatttcatatatattttttgttactTCGTCTTACCTGTCGGTCGAATGACGTAACATAGCATCACTTCctgaaaaatgaaatgaaaagagtTGGTGATTTGTGCATCACACTATTGTCTTTCATAAACATGTAAACACTAGTTCAAAACTGTATCTTGATAGAGTAGATTGCAAATGTTAACCCCAGTAAAAGGAAATGATGAAGAGATGCCTTTTTTTGCGATGCTGATTCAGGGGACACTACAGAAGAAATCCTAGAGTCAAACCAGTTGCTAATTCGGATGCTCTGCCACTGGGCAATAGGAAACTTGTGTGAGGCTGCTGCTACAGTAGGCCATTTACAATGTAAGTAGGTTCACTTGACAATAACGATAATTATCTCATTATCCAACAAGTGAGAGTggagtaataattattaattaaaacaattattgttgttttattgAAAGCGTCCAAAAATTATGGATTAATCTTACCtgctttattttgtaaaaacaaaaaaatactgaTGCATACACTTACTGAAATTTATAGAGCATGGTATAATAGCTCATGAATTATAACgtgatggctaagccaatcaaaaatatagaattgcattatccaatgatctacAGTGTATCtgtagtttttaataattattgtttttgtcctgCTATACCGGATTAACTAGTACAACAATATTATCCGGAAGTTATTAGACTAGACTTTTGCAAAGGAGAAATGAGATGTTTCCAGAGTATCCATATTTCACCATCTgaaaaaatcatctttttaatGCTTAACTTATCTTTCACTGGCATCAACCTGGAAGGGTAAGCGGACTACGAAAAGAAGAACCAACAAAGTGGATTGAAATCAGTTGATCACAACTCTGATTGTAACCAATTAATGGCAGCAAAAAACAAACCACTGATTGAGATTTGAACTTAACCTTAAAGCCTGAATGTTTATGAAAGAAAAGGATCTAGAAGCTGATTATTAACAAATTAGTTTCGTTAGAAACACAAAGAGTACCTTGGCTGAATGCCCACTGACGCGATTCACTCCACACAACTGAGGCCAAGTAAGTTGTCGACAGAGCAAATTTGCATTGCTTTTCACCACATCCAAATGATCTGATTCAACCATTTGAACTATAACTGAAtaactaaaacaaaaattaatgtacatgtaactttcgTGAAAGCagtgtttaaggacgttcgcgcgaaattttttcaacattgattttttctgaaacttttaccactgtaagataatgagttagttatgtcagaaatgtaaaaaaaatggggggtcaccgacttcgttttggagagaacatgcccggaaaaacacccaaaatgtgacaaaatcgggcttcgttagcgaataaggccagtgtctgtaaacccaaatatattgcaattaaatctttgaagtgaaatcttgtctgccaaatattgtttaagtggacttattaagtgaatttagtcaactggtgaggttccttaaagatcaaattcgcatttagcgaccgcagtttcacgcgccttgcagccgcaagatagcaggatttgatgtcccgtgagcagaaatgttgaaatttttttaacttcccacattgattttttgttcatttttggacaacttggagataattgtaaataaaatccgtttctggaaagaaaaataggggtcaccgaacgtccaagagcgttaaatccaggcaaagctctGGCAATGGCCTTTttccctatcatttctcattttattacttagcgcgcgcgctcgtgtatgacgtggcgtgtgcatttgcatgcgcagtaaggatgcgcagaaacaattggcgcgaacgtccttaaacagtCACTTAGTACCAGGCTAGATATTAGGGATTAACAGTAACCAAGAAAGTCTTAACTCTTTATTACACAGATTGACAAAATCATCTTCGTGGCTTGGACAAATTATATAGATAAAGGATGGAAAAACAGATTTCACTCACCTTGAGTGATAGAAAGGCATGCCCTCTTTGTAAAGAACTAAAAAGTAACCAAATCATTATTGCAGCTGCAGCTGTAAAAGGGTTTAAAACTATTAAGGTTCTGTTTTCtctcaaaataaatttttatcATCACTGCACTGAAATTTAATGGTAATAAATATTGAAAAGTCATAGTTTAAACTTCTGTAATAAGTCCTTGAACTACTTCAGAGGATGACCATGTCATTCACTAATTAAAAATACTGTTATTATTTaggatttatttttatttttgtcattgATTCCTTAGCCTGTCATGACAAACTACTGGATCAATGCATCTATTATCATTTCAATATTCCAGAATTTGATGTTTTGGTCCTATTCTAGGGAGTATGGCGGATTGTCATCTGAATTTAGTTAAATGGCCAACACGAAAAGCCTTACCTGGTTGACAGAATAAGCTCAGTTGTAGCTAGGGGtaacttaaaatttcattattCTAGTATGTTATCTCACCCCAGTCAGCTCCATATTTGATGCCCACTTTAGGAATCCATCCTTTAGATCTGAAGTAATGATATGTAACATAGCTTGGTATGAAGTCTTGTTTAGCAGCACAGAACGAGCACCACATTTCACTTAATGACATTGGCCTCTAAATAAATGGAATTTGTGATCATTCATGTAAATGTTTCTTAAAGTGTCCATTGTAGCCTTAAAAATGCATGAGCTATTCTgtgagaaagtgttgcctttgtaattcatctgcaaatggttagactttcaagtcttcttggatgaGGACAATAAATCGTAGGCCCCGTCTAACAACCCTTCCTGTTGttagggagtcagggtggcttagtggttatctatcgggcctcccaccactgcgagccggggttcaattctggcctcggctagcatgtgggctgagtttcagtcgatctcaacctgactcgagggtttttctccgggtactccgggtactccggttttcctccctcatcaaaatcaactcacagctaattaacatctagctgtggtgctgtgctccgacatcaaacatggactgtatagcggcagccagaggcgcctttgtatgctttcagtccgatgtcgtgagccgcgcccttcgcaattcagtcctcgactgcaagtaagggtgattagcactagcaatatatatatatataatcaacATGCtatgggatgttaaagaacccatacACTGTTTGTGAAGAGTAAGGGGAGACCCCTGGTGTTGGTGGTCTTTCTCTCAGAGTATTGTAAATCATCGTGAAACAGTATGTGATATATATGTCGGGGGTTTCATTAGAGGCCGGTCACTGGAGGTATGggtcagaaatttgcctctcaACGCCAGcaactctgccttgattttcacgcAAAACCATGTAAAAGAGTGACCACTGCTTACAATGATTAGCCCAGGCATCTAGGTACTTCAGAAGCTATTGATTAACCCCTGATATGTGTGGTATGCAAATTAACATTACCATTTTGCTCCTCACCTTTTCCATGTTTAAAACTGACAGACACCCAAGTCCATATGCTAAGAAAAATGCCTAAAATGTTACACAAAAGAAAATGgtaaaaaaatgtgttaaaatgaTTGCAAGCTCAGCTGATTTTATTTTTCTATGTGCTCTAACCCTAGTAATAATCTTTTTGCAAACTTACAATTATAAAGGTTGGGAGACAAAGCGATACTTGGGTTGAAATCATGTTAAAGGACTTGAAAGTTTGAATCACATTGTACAACATTCTTTTATTTAAGTGTAAcatttaattttgctcttttcACAATAAAAAAGCACAGTGTTATTTCCAAAGGTTGGAATAAAAGAGAAATTCATGTGCTGAAAGACGTTTCCTGATTCAGTTTGGATTTAACTACCCTTTGTTTGTTACTGTAATTTTACAAACCTCTTCTAAAGTCAATTGCAGATGCTCATGAACCTTGTATGGATCATTTTTTCCCTCAATATTGGTCTTCTGTGTGATTTCCTTAGGTTCCTTAGTTTCTGTGCAAGGCTTGGGTTGATTActgttgaaaggaaaaaaaggaaacaaaataatgTCAACTTCTATTCCCTTACTTTTTCTCTTGCTGCTTATTCCTGACAATTTCAAAAGGGATAAATTTCAATAATTCCCTTGCTCACCAGAGGGACCTTGCAAGCTATGCCTGATTTTGTACAGATAGAAAATCATAACCAGCCAATCACACTATTTCTTGAATATTACCAGTAACAGAGCAATTTCAAAACAAGAACACAAGCAAACAATTACATTTATACCTTTAACTGGTCACACACCTTTTCCTTACAACATCTTGCACGACTTCCTCAAGTTCTCTGTTAGAAATGCATTCTTCAATGTCATCATCATCTGTAAGAGTAATCTTGATGTCCTCATCATCACTTGAATGTAGTATGACTTCTTCCCTTATAGTGTGAACCTTTTCACCTAACTTACGTTGACTCTCACAAGATTCACCATCACTATCAGCAGTGTCAACTCGTTTTCTTTTGTGGTACTTTGAGAATTCTTTAACAGAAACATCACCCATAGACTCTGACCAAATATTTATCTGTTTATCATGTTTTGTATGGTCTTTGCTGGTGTTCTCTTCCACGTCTTCATGAACAACATGATCATAACCAGCAAGACATTTACCACTAGCTTGTTCAAACCATTGCTTGTGATTTTTGTACCTAAAGACATAAACGAAAATACTTTTTCCTTGTTAAAGAAACAGCATTGCAAgattaaattcaaaattaatgCTCTAATCAATTAATGAAACACATTTTCTTACCGCTCTTTTCTAATTATTCGGAACTTTGACTGCCTTATTTCCCTTTCTCTGGGGGGTACTAGAAGAGATTACAGTTAACATAAAAATGATTAAGATTGAGTCAACTACACAAGACACTATCCCTACTTATAATAACCACTCTAATGCTAAAATACTTATATTTAATAGATCTTActtacatttgcattttatGTAATTAATGTATCTTCTCTTtcaaaaaaggtaaaaatatttatttctctaTTATTCATCCAGTATGCATTATTTTTTGACTTACATCTTCTCAATTTTTCGGACTTAGAAAAAGCCTTCTGAGAAATGTCCGAAATCATCTCATATTCAGGTTTACTTCTTGAAAGAAATCCTTTTCCAAAAAAACCCTGCAAATCAGATTAGACACACTATCAGAGAATTAAACGTCAATGGCCAGGATTAATTTAGTGTTGACTCAGACAAGGCTAATATACAGACTGTGCCTCTAAACACACACACTTATCCAGATCATCACAATCAATAGGGAACAGGCAGAGGGAATAACGTGGAGGTTGTAAGCTGcacgttgcaggtcattgtttcaccatagctggaACAACCCAAACTTGACTGTTAAAGCCTAAgcttagcatttttgtaaaggtttgggatGTTTCAGTTAAGGTAAAACGGTGACCTGCAACTCTAACCTGAAACCTGCATGTTACACCCTCTGGGAAATCATGCGCCGATTCTAAAAAAGCTGGCAACGAACATTTCCGCCGTTACTTCGGAAATTACATGGTGTCTGACCCTTGCAGattgcagactaaccctaaatcacagttattgaaagccaaccgttttaaaatgggtgcttagacgtaatacatgtaaatataatACTCCTTATCAGCGctgtttgaaatgggtgcttacacGTAAATACAGTTTATCAGAGCTAAAATTGGTgggcagtctgcagttgtcatacacctgaAATTGCATCACAGATATCTTAATGCCTGAGATAATCTTGATAAGCTCGAGGTCGTctggtacaaaacaca is a window of Montipora foliosa isolate CH-2021 chromosome 5, ASM3666993v2, whole genome shotgun sequence DNA encoding:
- the LOC138003278 gene encoding tRNA-splicing endonuclease subunit Sen2-like, which codes for MADISIRNPRRKKGAKFNPKEAPFPVPIQSITHKDSCSDRWYYYTGYLRDNCVVIEDLGDLTFLYKMGFFGKGFLSRSKPEYEMISDISQKAFSKSEKLRRLPPREREIRQSKFRIIRKERYKNHKQWFEQASGKCLAGYDHVVHEDVEENTSKDHTKHDKQINIWSESMGDVSVKEFSKYHKRKRVDTADSDGESCESQRKLGEKVHTIREEVILHSSDDEDIKITLTDDDDIEECISNRELEEVVQDVVRKSNQPKPCTETKEPKEITQKTNIEGKNDPYKVHEHLQLTLEEAFFLAYGLGCLSVLNMEKRPMSLSEMWCSFCAAKQDFIPSYVTYHYFRSKGWIPKVGIKYGADWVLYKEGMPFYHSSYSVIVQMVESDHLDVVKSNANLLCRQLTWPQLCGVNRVSGHSAKEVMLCYVIRPTGMSDNEMSSPKCITSFKIQEVVLRRWIPERAREPEKNEPQY